Part of the Apilactobacillus apisilvae genome is shown below.
TCATTATTCTTGTATGATTTCATGCTAAGACATGGAGCGCAAAAGCCTAGCTTTGATACGATTGTAGCAAGTGGTTATCGTTCAGCATTACCACATGGGGATGCAACTGATAAAAAAATTGAAAATGGAGAACTTGTAACTGTAGATTTTGGTTTCTATTATCAAGATTATACTTCTGATATGACCAGAACTTTTGCAGTTGGTGATCCAGGACAAGAACTAAAAGATGCTTATCAAGTAGTTTTAGATGCCCAAAATAAAATGATTGATGCAATGACAGATTCAGCTGATGGAAAAGAAGTTGATGCAGCAGCTCGTGATTACATCACTGATAAGGGTTATGGAGAATATTTTGGTCATGGGAGTGGTCATAGTATTGGATTAGATATTCACGAAACGCCAATCTTAGGTTCTAATACTAAAGATAAAATATATGAAAATTACGTAATGACTGCTGAACCTGGAATTTATTTACCGGGTAAAGGCGGGATTCGAATTGAAGATGATGTGTTAGTTCAAAAGAATGGACATAAGGTTTTGACGACTGCCCCTAAAGAAATCATCATTCTATAAAAATATAGCCTGCTAATGCTTAAATGCACTAGCGGGTATTTTTATTTTCTAATATACTTGGTAATGAAATATGTTTTTGGAGTGAGTTATCATAAAATTTATATCATGGATTTTAATGGGTCTTGTAGGGTCATTTAGGAGTCTAATTTACGTAGGATCATTTTTAGTAATACTATATATGTTTCTAGATATGACCAGCGACTTCGTTAACTTAGTACATTTATTCATTGGAATTGTAATCGTTATAGCGATTCTTATTTGGATGTTGATTCATCATTTAAATAAGTATTATAAATAAACTAATCTAGTTTGATGATTGGAATACTAAAATCTTTTACTTTATGCATATTCAATCTATCGTGATAAATTTCCACGGTATCATCAAAAAACTTATATAGTGATTTGGCAATATAAGCTGATTTATTATGAATTTTAGGATTAGTCCTAGTTTGAACAATTAAATTACGCATCGTTTTAACTAAATCATTTTGCATATAGCAGTTAGTTTCAAAACTTAATGCATTTTTAGCCTTACTATAGCCATGCTTAATAGCACGCTTTAGTGAGGCTTTTTTAGTCTTAAAAATTAATTGAGCATAATGATATAAACAGCTAGCATTCTCTGAGTACTTCACCAAAGTATTAATTAATTCCTGGTCAAAATAAGCCTTATTTTTAAGACCATCCACAATATTTTGCATTAAATCGAACTGACTAATTTTAACTGCTTGTGTAACATCTGTTTTAGATGTTGTTTGTTTAAAGTTATTTTGATTAGGAGTTACTTTTTCAACTCTATGTGGTTTACTATTTAAATTATCATGCTGAGAATTGGGTAAAAAGAAACGGGTCGCGCCATTAAAAACTTTCTTCTTAATTACGTAACCGAATTCAGCTAACTTTTTATATACATTAATTACCGTATTGCGACCAACACCTAAATCTTTAATCATTTCATCCACGGTATAAATTACATAATAATCATTTACTTTTTTATCAAAAAATTCACGACGCTTAATTGACGAACACATGCGATCATAAATATAAGCATAAGCAAGGCGTGCATCATTGTTTAAACGATCATCATTACGGAGTTCTACATCAAATTTTATAAATTGTTTCATTTTTATCTATCCTTTTTTAGATAGAAAAAGAGGGCACAAGTAATAAACTTGTCCCCTCATATATGTATTGAATATATTGAAACGAATCCCTAGCTCTTATATAATAACTAAGGAGCGTTAAAAGGTTAACAAGTAGTCTGCTTACTTTGTTAGCTGGTCGATAATTACTACCAATAATTGTCGATCAACGCTCTTTTTCTATGGCTTTATTTGTATGTTTTTAAGTATAGCGGTTTTGAATTTATTTGTAAATTATAATTATATCTATATACTTATATATGTGTATTGTTATTTTAAATATTTAGGAGTTTAAATTGCAGAATTTTAGGAGAATTATCATATTAGTAGTTTTTATTATATTAATTATCTTATCTATATACTTTACCAGACAAGCCCAATATTATTATGTAGGTAAATATCAGCCTTATGTTGCATCTAAAACCACAATGTTGCGTTGGCAAAATGAAATTGAACATAATAATCATATTATCAAAGACAAAAAATATCAGATAATGAATTAAAAAATATTCATCATAGGATTAAAATAGATCAATTACAGATTAAAAATAATTATAATAATAAAAGATCTGCCAAAAAATTTATTTTTGTAAGATTAGTTTTTTTAGTTGTTGCAGCATGTTTATCAATAATTATATGTTTTATATTTATACCATTAATTTTTAAATAAAGTAATTTTAAAGTATAAAAGCACTCTCGATAATTTTATCGAAAGTGCTTTTAATTATTTACCATAGATTTCTTTATCAGTTTTTTCTTGATATTCTTGTTCTGAATGGCAAACATTATAATAAATATTTGTGTATGCTTCATTAAAAGCTTCCAAATATGTTTTGCCATCTTGTGGATCTAAACTAGCATGATTGAAAAATTCTTTAGTAAGTTCTAGAGCAATTTCTTTATTGTTCATAAATTATTCCCCCTAATTAATATTAGATAAATTATAACAAAAGATGCTTTCAAATATTAAGGAAAAGCTTTTATATAATTTTTGTGGGGGCATTTAATTATAATCTCCTACATTATATTTCTAGAATAATTTAATCACTGCGACACCAATTATCATAATAACTAGTCCAGTATATTGTCTTATTCCAACTGCTTTTTTGGGTGAACCTAATAGACCAAATTTATCAACTTGCACACTACCAACGAGATTACCAAGTAGGGTTAATACAACGGTAGTTCCTGCGCCAATAACTGGACTTAATGCAGCATTAGTTAGTACGTAAATTGTACCTAATGCGCCACCTAGCCATATCCACCAAGGATTACCTTTACCAAAACCTTTAGTAATTCCAGGATATCCTTTTCCAGTTATTCCGGCGATAATTATTAAAATAATTACACCAATTAGAAATGATATAAATGATGCATGAATTGATGAATGTAAAACAACACCTAAGTGACCATTAATTGGCGCTTGTGATGCTTGAAACATCCCAGCAATAATCCCTAAAATTTGCCATGGTAATTTACTACGTTCAGAATTACCTGAACTATCATTTTTTTGTAGAACGACCATCAAGATTCCAGCTATTAAGACCACAATTCCTATTAATCTTAAAAGAGTGAATGCATGGAATGGGGCACTAAATAAACCAAAGCTATCAATTAACATCCCCATTAAGATTTGCCCAGTAATAGGCATAATCACTGTTTGCACAGCTCCCAAATATGGAAAAATAATGATGTTAGTTGTTAAACCAATTACCCCTAATAATCCACCAAACCAGATCCAAATGGGTTGGTTCAAAAATAATTGCGGTGAAAAGAATAATGATTGCCCACTTAAAATTGTGGCGATTAATAAGACAATTGTTCCAACTGAGAATGATAGCATGGATGCTAAATAGGGTGATCCACCCACGTGATTTTTAAGATTGGTATTGACTGACGTTTGAATAGGTAAGACTAATCCGGCAATGATACCTAATATATATAACAAATTTGTAACTCCCTTCATAAATTTTTTGAATATATTAACAATATCATTTTTTATTTGTTCTATGTTCATTATTGCTTAAAAACCACTATTATCAGACTTGCAACCATAAGTTGCGTGACATTTTATTGTCTAATATAGTAACTTATTGATGTAAAGGAGGGCTTAAATGAATCTAAATCAGAAAATAAAACAAGGTCGCCAGAAAATGAACTTAACTCAACAAGAATTGGCCGATCGACTTCATGTTACTAGACAAGCATTATCTAAATGGGAAAATGACCAAAGTTATCCAAATTTAGATATTTTAGTTGAGATGAGTAAAGTTCTACATATTTCTTTAAATGAATTATTAGGTGAACAAGATAAAGTTGTTGCACAGATTAGTAATGACGTTAGGAAGAAACGCAGATATTTTAAATTATTGGTTAGTATCTTCGTATTGATAACATTATTGATACTATCTTCAGGAATTTTTATTTATGGTAGGATTCATCAAATTGATCGAATTGATGAATTTAATCCATTTTTACCAACTAGATATGGATATGCGGTTTTACCTGATAAAGTACCAACTAAAAAAATAAAAGAATTTATTAATTATGGAAATGGTAAAAAAGGTTATGAAATGAGGGATGATCCTCAACCAGTAGACGCGTTTGTGACTTCTGATCCTTTTGGAGAAGGTCAATGGTTAAAATTTTCAGTTGGTGACTACAATAAAAATCAAAGATGGGCACTTTTAAGATATAAAGGTTCTTATGTATCTGCAGCTAGACCGATATCTAAAAATAATATTCCCAATAATATTAAAGATATCATTGGAAATCGTTACTTTAAATATGATAAAAAGAATGGTGGTAACAGATATAATGTTCACATTATGAACTTTTAAAATTTAAAAATCTGTATTTGTGTTAATATTTATTTAACAAATTAAAAATGTTCATTAATTTAGATAAATCTACATTTGTATCTTATGTTAATTTACTGACAAGATGAACTATATATTATATACTATAGCTGTAAATAAAAAGAAGCCCTGCTCAAACAGGACTTCCAAATAAAGCCGTTTAAAAGACGGTGACATAAGTTACGAACAACTACTTAAAGCTATCCCATAACCGGTCAAAGTTATATAATGGGACGGCTTTTTATTTATGCTTATTGATGTATGTTAGCAATGCTAAAATAAACATGCCAAACATCAACATTAAGCTAAGAGCTTGAAAAACGCTCATTGACTGTGAAACCTTTCTGTAGATTATTCCATGCTTCCATAGAAATCACCTCTTTAGGAAAAAAGACAGTCACCATCCATTAACTTCTCTACTAAAAGAATTATACATTAAATTTAATATTATATATATCGTTGATACAAAAAAAGAATGACATCGATTGAACATCGAAATCATTCCATAAAAAATCATTTAACTTTGAGTAGTCTTTTTACTATACATATTTACGATTAATCACTGCACAATCAGCATTTACTGGCATATGTTCTTTTGATAAAACAATTACTTCACCAGCAAAACCAATCGTGGTAATTGCTAAATCATTATAGGTATGATTGTACTTTTCTTCATTAATAAATAAAGTGTCAATCTTACCAGCAATTGCATCAGAAATAATTTCATTTAAATCATTTGAAACCGTATTATTAGCAGCTGCTTTTTTATAGTTGAAGTGATTATTATGAATTCCTTCAGCATAAAATTGTGTATTTATATCTTTTACAACTTTATCCAAATGATCTTCACTAATTTTTTCACCAACAGTCTTATAATTGATATTTTTCAAGACCTTATTTTGCTTAGCAATTTCAAAGTATAAGTTACTATTTTCTTCATTTGCAACTAAAACAGTAGGAACATAATCATCATCGCTAAATTGCTTTGTTAAATATTCATCAACTAGTTGATAAAATTTCTTTTGGTCATCATTAATTAAAATTGAAATAGGCTTATTCACCAATTTAATTTCAGTGATTTTATTATTGTCGATTCGATAAATTTTAAAATTATTTTTTTCTAAAATTAATATCCGATAGTGTAATTCAGATTGGATTTCTTTTACTAATGGTAATATTTCCATCGTGTCATCTAAAATGACTTTAGTATTAATCGGCTGGGTTAAGGTAAATGAATGAACTGCCTTAACACTAATGAATAAAGCAAATCCACTACCATTGTTAATATGTTTATCTTTTTCAAAGTTAAATTTTTTTAATTTACGTTCATATTTTGACCATAAATTTTCATCATATTTGTTATTAAATTTAGTTTTTATATTTTTTATTAGGTTGAAATATTCTTCTTTATTAGTAATTTCATCAAAAGAAACATAAACAGAAATAAATGGACCAATTTCATAGTCTAAAGTTAACATGTTTCTTAGTTCAATTGTGGACGTCAATTTTACACACCCCTTAATTTTGTATATTAATAGTATATCACGATAGATAATTATAAAAATATAATATGCTATAATATCCTTATAATTATATGAGAAAGAAGACTTCAAATGGACGTAATGACGTTTATTGATTTTGTCATTTTAGCCAACGAAATATTAGCATTAATTACTGTTTTCAGAGAAGAAAGAGAAATTTCTGCCACATGGGCATGGTTGTTAGTTTTATCATTTCTACCGGTGATTGGATTTATTATCTATGCCTTTGTTGGTAGAAAGTTGCCCAAAAAACGTTTATTTCGTTTTCAAGATCGCGATATTAAGAAGATTTATCGAGTATTAGAAAATCGAATTAGATTACATAGCAATCCTAAAAAAATTAAGGCCGATGAGGTATCCTATTCGGCCAAGAATTTAGTTAAACTGTTTAAAAATAGCGGTATCTCTGATTTATCAAGACGTAATCATGTGAAAATATTTATTGATGGCAATAGCTTATTTAATAAAATGATAAGTGATATTGAAAAAGCAAAATCATCTATTAATATCGAATTTTATACTTTTTATAATGATGAAATTGGAAAACAAGTTTTGAATACATTGATAAAAAAAGCCAAGCAGGGCATTCACATTCATGTTATTTATGATAGTTGGGGATCCATGGGGACAACCCGTCGATTTTTCCAACCATTAGTGGATGTTGGTGGCATAGCAGAACCATTTTTACATACTCATTCTGCAATTACCGACTTTAGAATTAACTTTCGTGATCACCGTAAAATTGTGGTGATTGATGGACAAATTGGTTATGTTGGTGGTTTTAATATTGGTGATCAATACTTAAACCGCAAAAAGAAATTTGGTAATTGGCGTGATACTCATCTGAGAATTATTGGTAATTCTGTTTATAATCTACAAGCTCAGTTTATTTTAGATTGGAATGTTACAGATATTCATCGGCCGATAGATGAAGAAAAAGATAAAGAATTTTATTTCCCAGCGACTTATCAAGAGGGCAGTACTAATATTCAAATTGTATCTAGTGGTCCAGACACTAATCTACAACAAATTAAGCTTGGCTATATTAAGCTAATTCAGACTGCTAAAAATTATTGTTGGATTCAAACACCATATCTAATTCCTGACGATAGCACTACCGATGCTTTAAAAAGTGCCGCAATGTCAGGTGTTGATGTTCGGATAATGCTTCCTTGTAAGCCAGATCATCCCTTTGTTTACCGTGCAACTCAATATTATGCTAAGCAATTAGCTAAGTACGGGGTCAAAATTTATTTTTATCAAAAGGGTTTCTTACATGCCAAAACCATTGTTGTTGATGGAAAAGTTTCATCGGTTGGCTCAGCTAATTTTGATTTTCGTAGTTTCAAATTAAACTTTGAAATTAATGCTTTTTTGTATGATGAAGCCATTAGTCAACAATTAAGATCACTTTATATTAAAGATATTCGGGATAGTACTTTAGAAACAGTTGAAACGATGGATAAGCAATCTTCATGGATGAAATTTAAACAGGTCTTTAGTCGGTTGTTTTCACCAATTTTATAGTGAAAAAGGAATCTTTTTTAAGATTCCTTTTTGTGTTTATAAGAATATTAATTAGTTTTTCCAATTCCATGGATCTTGATGCCATTTTTTCAAGGAATTTAATTCTTCTGCTGAGATTAGATTATCTTCTTTAGCTTGTTCAATAATAGCAGGGTAGCTAGTTAAAGTATCAAAGTCTAAATGAGCTTCTTCAAAGTTTTCAAAGCTATCTGGCAAACCGTAAGTAAAGATAGCAGCGACACCAACTACATTGATTTTATTATCAGTTAAGTATTTTGCAGCATTTAACACACTTTTACCAGTCGATAATAAGTCATCAATTAAAACTACTTTGGAATGTTCATCGACAACACCTTCCATTTGTTTGCCTTGACCATGATCTTTGGGTTTTGAACGAACATAAATCATTGGTAGGTCTAATTTTTCTGCTACTAAAGCGGCGTGTGGAATTCCTGCGGTAGCAACTCCGCCGATTACATTTGCTTCTGGAAATTTATTTTGAATTAATTTAGCGAGGCCTTCAGCAATATGATCACGTACATTTGGATAGCTAATTGTAATACGATTATCAGTATAGATGGGGGCTTTAATACCAGAAGCCCAAGTGTATGGTTCATTTGGTGATAGTGAAACCGCCTTAATTTTTAGTAAGTCGGTTGCGATTTGTTTGCTGATTTCTGTAGTCATATTATTTACCTCCGTTAATTTGTGAATAAATCATTTTGTAAGTTTCAACTGGATTATCTGATTGTGTAATGCTTCTTCCAACCACAATACCGTTACTGCCTAAATCATGAGCTTTTGCTGGTGTGACCACTCTTTTCTGATCATCTTTAGAATTGTTTTTTAATCTAATGCCAGGATTAATGCATAGCAATTTATCACTTACTTTTTCATGGATGAATTTATCTTCTAAGGCTGAAGATATCACACCATCAGCACCACTTTGATAGGCAATATTAGCTAAATGAGCGACTGACTCCTGCATACTATGATTTATTTGTTCTTCAATTTGAAGTTGGCTTTCAGAAGTAGAAGTTAATTGGGTGACTGCCAATAATTTTGGAGCTTCGTGATTACTTTCTTCAGCACCTTTTTTTAAACCATCTTTAGCGGCTTGAATCATTTTACCGCCACCCAGAGCGTGAATAGTAGTATATTGGATATCTAATTGTGCTAATTGGAATGCTGCTTGTTCAGCAGTATGTGGAATGTCATGTAATTTTAAATCCAAAAAGATATTAATATTTTGATTTCTTAATTTTTTAATAATTGCAGGACCTTCACGATAAAATAGTTCCATTCCGATCTTAACTGATAGATTTTTAATCCCGTTAAAAGGTTTTAAAAATTCAAATGTTTTTTCTGCATTTGGAAAATCTAGCGCTATAAAAACTGGTTTCATTCATTACCCTCCAAATAAAAAAGTCGTCTAATCAAAGAGACTAGACGACGATAGGGTACATTTATTCCGTTCATCGATTTGCTAGCCTCTCGGGACTAATTTAAAATCATTTATTGCTACCTACTATACTCTAAAATTACGATAATGCAAAATCAAAAAATAAATTTGCATTAAAATAAAATTTAGTGCATAATTTTTTAAGAATATAAATATCTTAGTCATAGGTATTTCAAAAAAATAATGAATGTCTGCGAGCATTCGTTTTGGAGGAATTGAATATGGAAAATACGCAGAAGAACCACGCTTTAACGTCAAATAATCAAAAATGGGTAATTGCATCAACCTCGATTGGGCAAATGCTAGAAAGTATGGATATATCATTTATCTCTTTCACATTAACCTCAATTATGGCTAGTTTACATATTTCTTCAGCTGCTGCTGGAATGTTGTCGACGGTTACCACTTTTGGAACGTTATTGGGTGGTATTTTATTTGGACTTTTAGCTGACCGCTTTGGTCGTGTTAAGATTCTTACCTACACAATTTTCATTTTCGCTTTCGCCACTGCTGGAGTTGTTCTTGCAAAAGATTTTACAACTTTACTAATTCTTAGATTCTTAGTTGGATTAGGTGCTGGTGGTGAGTACGGAGCTGGAGTTGCGATGATCTGTGAAAGCTTCGGTAAAAAGCAATTAGGTCAAAAAGTTTCAATCTCAACGATTGGTGGTCAATTAGGTTCAATTGTTGCGGCATTACTAGCAGCCTTTATGGTACCAATGTTTGGATGGCGTGCATTATTCTTAGTCGGAATTATCCCAATTTTCTTCGCTTTCGTCATTAGAAGACACTTAAAAGAAAGCCCCGAATTTATTTCCGCAATGGAAAACAATAAGAAACGCCCTAAAGTTTCAATGAAAAAATTATTTGCTACTCCTAAGATTGCTTATCAAACAATGGCTTTAGGTGTGATGGTAATTGTGCAAATTGCCGGATACTACGGATTAATTAACTGGTTACCATCAATTATGCAAAAACAATTAGGTTTAAGTGTTTCAGGTTCATCATTATGGATGATCGTTACAATTACTGGAATGAGTGCAGGAATGTTAACCTTTGGAACCATTCTAGATAAATTAGGACCTCGTAAGGCCTTTGGAATTTTCTTACTATTTGCAGCAGTTGCAGTTTATGGACTCACCATTGCGGTTAATGGCTTTACTTTACTACTAGCTTCAACCGTTGTTGGATTCTTTTCTAACGGAATGTACGGCGGTTATGGTGCAATTATTAGTCGACTATATCCAACTGAAGTTCGTTCAACTGCTAACAACGTTATTATGGGATTTGGTAGAGCAGTTGGTGGTTTCTCACCATTCGTAATTGGATTATTGATGGAAAGTCATTCACTATTTATGATTATGGGAATTCTATCATGCCTGTACATCTTCAGTTTCATTACAATGATGTCAATTCCAGCTTTAAAGAAATTAGCTAAATAAAATAAGAATCCACTTTGAAATTTCAAAGTGGATTCTTTTATTTTTCGTTTTGTAGTTTAGAATGATGGATACCATAAACAAAGTATACGATAAATCCAATTACAATCCATATACCAACCGAAATCTTAGTGATATCAGGAAGCATGATAATAAAGAAAATACTAAATGCTCCTGCTAGAATAGGTAAAACTGGATAGAATGGCATTTTGAACCCATTATTTTGAATATCTTTACGATGACGCAGTTTAATAACACCAAATGATATAAATGTGAATGCGATTAGTGTACCAGCATTAATTAATGATGCTAGTTGGGTTAATGGAACTAGGCCAGCAAAGATAGCTTGCACGATTGCTGCAATTATAATTGCGTTACTTGGAACTGCATGCTTTTTGGATACTTTGCCTATTCTTTTAGGAAGCAATCCGTCACGACCCAAAGCATAAACTAATCTAGAACCACCAATAAACATTGTAACCATTGCGGTAAAAATTCCAATTAATGCACCCACAGTTATCAATTTATTCCATGCGGTCAAATTAATTATTTGTAGGGCAAATGCAGCTGGATCATCAACATTTAACTGTTTGTAGTTAACAATTCCGGTTAATACTAATGAAAAAGACACGTATAGGACTACCGCAATAATAACGGTACCAATAATTCCACGAACAACGTTTTTTCCTGGATTGATAGTTTCGGCTGAATTAGCAGCTAAAGCATCAAAACCAATAAAAGCAAAGAAAACAGTTGCAGCAGCGGTACAAATTCCACCCATGCCAAATGGCACACTATGAAATTCTTTTGGATAAAATGGAACGTAGTTATTAGCCTTAACATAGAATATACCTACAAGGATAAACATAATGATAATAGCAACTTTAATTACTACCGCCCAATTTTCAATTCTTTTCGATAATTCGGTTCCTTGTAAAATAATTGCAGTAATTATTAACACAATTGCGACGGCAGTAATATTAATTACGCCACCTTCCATTGGGCTACTTTGTAATGCTTTTGGTAAATTAAGCCCCATAGCACTTAAAATATTATTATTGAAGTAAGCAGCAAAACCAGTTGCTTCAGCAGAAACTGCCAAGAAATATTCTAGAATTAGCGCCCAACCTAAAATCCAACCAGTCATTTCTCCATATATAATGGAACCAAATGAATAGGCTGATCCAGCAATAGGCATTGCAGAAGAAAATTCAGCATAGGCCATTCCCACCATTCCAGAAACAATTGCTGCTAATAAAAATGCAATTGCAACTGCCGGCCCAGCATGACTAGCCGCTTCGTGACCAGGTAAAATAAAAATTCCGGTCCCAATAACCGCTCCAATGCCTAATCCGATGAGATCCCTAGCGTTAAGGTTTTTGGATAATCGTTGATCAGCCTTTATATAAGTATGGACTGATTCTTTTTTAAAAACGTTCATATATTTTCACTTCCTAATTTTTTCTATATTATTAATATAAAATATTATTATTAATAAGTGAAATTAATATTTTTTGTGTTAACATTAGTAAAGGTGATGTGTCATTAATAAATTATTAGTATTAAAAGCAATTTTAGATAACAATAGTTTTACAAAAGCAGCTAATCAACTGGGATATACTCAATCTTCAGTGAGTCAGATGATTAGATCTTTAGAATCTGAATATGATATGCAGATTTTAAAGCGTTCGCGTACAGGCATTGAACTAACAGTGCAGGGGAAAACTTTATATCCATATATTCATGAAACTATTCGTCAATATCAGTCGTTGCAAGAAACGGCTCATGCAATCCATGGGCTTAAAACCGGAACGGTCAAGTTAGGCGCGATTACTAGTGTTAGTTGCTATTGGCTTCCGGACTTATTTAAACGGTTCAAAGAAGAATATCCTGGAATTGATTTTGTCTTAAAACAAGGTGATTATGGCACCTTACTAAGGTGGGTAAAAACTGGCGAAGTAGATTTTGCGATTATGACTGCTGATTACGGTGAAGGATTGGACAAAATCTTGATTCGTAATACTGAGATGAAAGCATTTGTGCCAAAAAATCATTCACTAGCTAAACTAAGTACTATTCCATTAGCCAAATTATCTGATGATCCATTTATTTTGGTTCAAGGTGGTGGGTATAGTGAGCCACTCAAAGCTTTTAAACAAATTGGAATCAACGAACCCAATGTAAAATATCAAATTCAAGATGATTATACGATTATGGCAATGGTAGAAGCCGGTTTGGGAGTTAGCATTTTATCTGAATTAGTTGCTAAAAGGACCGATTTCGATATTGTTTGTCGACCAGTAAATCCTAAGGTAACGCGTCCGGTTTCAGTAGTTTGTCAGGATAAAAAGACAATGCCAATTGCTAGTAAATATTTTGTAGAATTTTTGATCGAAAATAAAAATAAATTACAATAAAGAAAGGCATCTAGAATGAAAAAATTCTAGATGCCTTTGTTTTATTTATTAAAATATTGATTAATTGCTGAGCTAACTTGATCTGCAACTTTTTGTTGATAACCATTGTTACGAATATATTGAACATCATTAGTACTATCCATGAAGCCCATTTCTAGTAAAATTGCAGGCTGCGTATTCTCACGAAGAACATAATAATTACCAATTGAAACGCCACGGCTGTGTAATGGCAAATTAAAATTATCATTAACTTTATTGGCAATTTGATTAGCATTATCATGATATTTATAAATACCAAAACCAGAAGCATTTCCATCGCCATTGGCAGAATCAAAATGGAAACTAACAAATAAATCGGCTTTTAGATTGTTTGATAGTCTAGTTCTCTGCCCCAAACTAACATATTTGTCGCTATTCCTAGTCATTACAACATTAGCATTTAATTTTTGTAATTGATTTGCGACTTTATCAGCCATTTTTAAAGTATAAGTTTTTTCCATATATTGTTGATTTTGTGATAATGTTCCAGAATCAGAACCTCCATGACCGGGATCAATTACAATGGTTGCTTCAGCCATTTTATTACTCTTACTAGGATCATAACTGCTTTTATCTAATAGCCATGATGCAACCCAACCTTTTTGACCGTTGTATTTTACATACCACCAGTTATTATTACTAGTTTTCATAACATTTAAATGTTGTCCATGTGGGACTTGGCTAATTATTTTAGATTGATCATTATGATCTTGTCTTAAATTTATTTTAACAGCGTTCACTTTGGGTAACGATATCAATCTTGCCAGCTCAATTATTAATAT
Proteins encoded:
- a CDS encoding M24 family metallopeptidase yields the protein MNKRIEKFKQLMHRNNIHNFIITNPFNLNYFANFHGLDGDGCMVITDNEQVLITDSRYELEMQDKLPNDVKLKITRDYYGTAATYLKNTAYEIGFEDSLSFQIYQTLNKLLPNRLVSKTNLVEILRDTKDENEISILEHSAKLASQAYEAMLQYVHAGLTEREVSLFLYDFMLRHGAQKPSFDTIVASGYRSALPHGDATDKKIENGELVTVDFGFYYQDYTSDMTRTFAVGDPGQELKDAYQVVLDAQNKMIDAMTDSADGKEVDAAARDYITDKGYGEYFGHGSGHSIGLDIHETPILGSNTKDKIYENYVMTAEPGIYLPGKGGIRIEDDVLVQKNGHKVLTTAPKEIIIL
- a CDS encoding replication initiator protein A yields the protein MKQFIKFDVELRNDDRLNNDARLAYAYIYDRMCSSIKRREFFDKKVNDYYVIYTVDEMIKDLGVGRNTVINVYKKLAEFGYVIKKKVFNGATRFFLPNSQHDNLNSKPHRVEKVTPNQNNFKQTTSKTDVTQAVKISQFDLMQNIVDGLKNKAYFDQELINTLVKYSENASCLYHYAQLIFKTKKASLKRAIKHGYSKAKNALSFETNCYMQNDLVKTMRNLIVQTRTNPKIHNKSAYIAKSLYKFFDDTVEIYHDRLNMHKVKDFSIPIIKLD
- a CDS encoding DMT family transporter, encoding MLYILGIIAGLVLPIQTSVNTNLKNHVGGSPYLASMLSFSVGTIVLLIATILSGQSLFFSPQLFLNQPIWIWFGGLLGVIGLTTNIIIFPYLGAVQTVIMPITGQILMGMLIDSFGLFSAPFHAFTLLRLIGIVVLIAGILMVVLQKNDSSGNSERSKLPWQILGIIAGMFQASQAPINGHLGVVLHSSIHASFISFLIGVIILIIIAGITGKGYPGITKGFGKGNPWWIWLGGALGTIYVLTNAALSPVIGAGTTVVLTLLGNLVGSVQVDKFGLLGSPKKAVGIRQYTGLVIMIIGVAVIKLF
- a CDS encoding helix-turn-helix domain-containing protein, producing the protein MNLNQKIKQGRQKMNLTQQELADRLHVTRQALSKWENDQSYPNLDILVEMSKVLHISLNELLGEQDKVVAQISNDVRKKRRYFKLLVSIFVLITLLILSSGIFIYGRIHQIDRIDEFNPFLPTRYGYAVLPDKVPTKKIKEFINYGNGKKGYEMRDDPQPVDAFVTSDPFGEGQWLKFSVGDYNKNQRWALLRYKGSYVSAARPISKNNIPNNIKDIIGNRYFKYDKKNGGNRYNVHIMNF
- a CDS encoding putative holin-like toxin yields the protein MSVFQALSLMLMFGMFILALLTYINKHK
- a CDS encoding baeRF3 domain-containing protein — its product is MTSTIELRNMLTLDYEIGPFISVYVSFDEITNKEEYFNLIKNIKTKFNNKYDENLWSKYERKLKKFNFEKDKHINNGSGFALFISVKAVHSFTLTQPINTKVILDDTMEILPLVKEIQSELHYRILILEKNNFKIYRIDNNKITEIKLVNKPISILINDDQKKFYQLVDEYLTKQFSDDDYVPTVLVANEENSNLYFEIAKQNKVLKNINYKTVGEKISEDHLDKVVKDINTQFYAEGIHNNHFNYKKAAANNTVSNDLNEIISDAIAGKIDTLFINEEKYNHTYNDLAITTIGFAGEVIVLSKEHMPVNADCAVINRKYV
- the cls gene encoding cardiolipin synthase — its product is MDVMTFIDFVILANEILALITVFREEREISATWAWLLVLSFLPVIGFIIYAFVGRKLPKKRLFRFQDRDIKKIYRVLENRIRLHSNPKKIKADEVSYSAKNLVKLFKNSGISDLSRRNHVKIFIDGNSLFNKMISDIEKAKSSINIEFYTFYNDEIGKQVLNTLIKKAKQGIHIHVIYDSWGSMGTTRRFFQPLVDVGGIAEPFLHTHSAITDFRINFRDHRKIVVIDGQIGYVGGFNIGDQYLNRKKKFGNWRDTHLRIIGNSVYNLQAQFILDWNVTDIHRPIDEEKDKEFYFPATYQEGSTNIQIVSSGPDTNLQQIKLGYIKLIQTAKNYCWIQTPYLIPDDSTTDALKSAAMSGVDVRIMLPCKPDHPFVYRATQYYAKQLAKYGVKIYFYQKGFLHAKTIVVDGKVSSVGSANFDFRSFKLNFEINAFLYDEAISQQLRSLYIKDIRDSTLETVETMDKQSSWMKFKQVFSRLFSPIL